The bacterium nucleotide sequence GCGCCGTAGAAGGACGTCGGTGAACCCGCCGGTGGACGCGCCGATGTCCGCGCACACCCGGCCCGCGGGGTCGACGGCGAAACGCTCCAGCGCGGGGGCCAGCTTCAGCGCGCCGCGGCTGGCGTAGTTCGGCGAGGACTCCACCGAGATGGGCGCGTCGTCGCGAACCGAGCGGTCGGGACGCCGGACGGTCTCGCCGGCGACGCGCACCTTGCCGGCCAGGATCAGGGCCTGGGCACGTTCACGCGATTCGGCGAAACCGCCCTTGGTCACCAGCACGTCGAGCCGCGGCATCACGCGCCCGTCAGAGGAGGAGCCCGACGGCGATGCCGATCGCGGCCCCGACGAGCACCTCCACCGGCGTATGGCCCAGGAGCTCCCGCAGCCTCTGCTCCTGCACCCCCCGCATGTTGACGAGGTCCTCGACCAACCGGTTTAGAACGGCGGCCTGGCGTCCAGCGGCGCGCCGGAGCCCGGCCGCGTCGTACATGACCACGAACGAGAAGATAAGGGCGATCGCAAACGGGGCGGAAGAGAGTCCTGAATATTTACCGACCGATGCGGTCATGCCCATGACGATGGCGCTATGGCTGCTGGGCATGCCACCAGTCTCAGCCAGCACGCGGAGGTTCAGCCGGCGCTGGCGCATGGAGGTCAGGATCACCTTGGCGGCCTGGCAGATGGTCCAGGCGACGATCGGCGCGAGGAGGAATCTCACCCGCGCAACGACGTGGTCAAGAGCTCTGCTCTGGCTTTGAGCGCCTCGAGACGGGCCTCGGCTTCGGCCAGCAGGCTGACGGCACGCTGGTGCGCGGCGACGAGCTGATCGACGGGCGCGCTGCCATCGGCCAGCTGCCCGATCGTCCTCTCCAGGGCGGCCAGCAGGTCTTCGAAACCGGCGATGGGGGCTGCAAGCCCGCTCAAGGCGCGGTCGCCGCCACGCGGCCCAGGATGCCGTTGACGAAGCGGCCGGATTCCTCTCCGGAGAACGTCTTGGCCAGCTCGATCGACTCGTTGATGGCGGCCTTGGTCGGCACGTGCCGGTCGATGGCGATCTCGTAAACGGCGATGCGGAGGATGACGCGATCCACCTTCGCCATCTGGCCGAGCTTCCAGTGCTCCGACGCCTCGCTGAGGATGGCATCGAGCCTTTCGCGATTGGCGATCACGCCCCGCGCCAGCTGGCCGGCGAAATTCGCCACGTCAGCCGTTGCCGCCCCCTCGGCGGCGTGGTAGCTCAGGACCTCCTGCAGGTCGTCGTCGGAGCCTTCCATCTGGAACAGCACTTTGAGCGCCAGCTCCCTGGCCTGATGCCGCTTCCCCACTAGGCGAGCCGGCCTAGCTGGCGAAGGCGACGCTGGAGACGAAGACGTTGACCTCTCCCACTTCCAGCCCGAGCATGCGCTCCGTCGCCTCGACGACGTTGCCCTGGACCGCAGCCGCGACGTCGGCGAGCCTGGCCTGGGAGTCGACGGTGATGAACACCTCGAGGTGGATCGAGCGGTCGGCCTCGATGTGCACGCGCACCCCGCGGTGAGCGCCCTGGCGTCGCACCCAGTCACCGAAATGGCGGGCCGCGGCCTCATCCATCCCCTCGACGCCTTCGACTTCGCACGCGGCCAGCGCCGCGATGCTCGCGATCACCTCGTTGGCGACGCGGACCGCCCCCAACGCGCCGTTCTCACCCATGACAGGGGGATGCTACGCCCTGAGCCCCTAGACGCGCTCCATGTAGGTCTGAGTTCGGGTGTCGACCCGGATGAGGTCGCCGGTCTGGATGAAGAGCGGGACCTGGATCGTGGCCCCGGTCTCGAGCGCGGCCGGCTTGGTGCCCCCGGAAACGGTGTCGCCCTTGAACCCGGGATCCGTCGAGACGACCTTCAGCTCGACGTTGATGGGCAGCTCGACGCCGATCAGGCGCTCCTGGTAGCGCTGGAGGAAGACCGTGCTGCCCTCCTTCAGCAGCGGAAGCACCGACTCCAGCAGCTCCTCGTCGACGGCCACCTGATCGTAGGTC carries:
- a CDS encoding divergent PAP2 family protein, with translation MRFLLAPIVAWTICQAAKVILTSMRQRRLNLRVLAETGGMPSSHSAIVMGMTASVGKYSGLSSAPFAIALIFSFVVMYDAAGLRRAAGRQAAVLNRLVEDLVNMRGVQEQRLRELLGHTPVEVLVGAAIGIAVGLLL
- the xseB gene encoding exodeoxyribonuclease VII small subunit is translated as MRPLRQRHPGPRGGDRALSGLAAPIAGFEDLLAALERTIGQLADGSAPVDQLVAAHQRAVSLLAEAEARLEALKARAELLTTSLRG
- the nusB gene encoding transcription antitermination factor NusB; the encoded protein is MGKRHQARELALKVLFQMEGSDDDLQEVLSYHAAEGAATADVANFAGQLARGVIANRERLDAILSEASEHWKLGQMAKVDRVILRIAVYEIAIDRHVPTKAAINESIELAKTFSGEESGRFVNGILGRVAATAP
- a CDS encoding Asp23/Gls24 family envelope stress response protein, which encodes MGENGALGAVRVANEVIASIAALAACEVEGVEGMDEAAARHFGDWVRRQGAHRGVRVHIEADRSIHLEVFITVDSQARLADVAAAVQGNVVEATERMLGLEVGEVNVFVSSVAFAS
- the efp gene encoding elongation factor P — translated: MISTNDFRNGTMFEMDGQLLAIVSVEHIKLARAGAVIKAKLRNLLTGSIFEQSFRSGDKYKAVRIDNKEATYLYADGSHHHFMDTQTYDQVAVDEELLESVLPLLKEGSTVFLQRYQERLIGVELPINVELKVVSTDPGFKGDTVSGGTKPAALETGATIQVPLFIQTGDLIRVDTRTQTYMERV